The sequence aTTCCCATTGAAAATATGCTCAATTTGTATGCTGTTTTACTCAAAAATATATGGTATTATCGAAGTAAAATGGGTTTCAAAACCATTTCATGTAAACTTGAATGATTTGTCATATTTAGAGATATCATGAGATTTGAAAACTAAGCACTTCGCATAGTTGCCCTCAGCAATCCGCTATGCATTATATTATTGTGTGTATTTTGCATCATGGCACTGTTACGTGTTCAAAACCACTTTGGTTTATTATACCACTGTTCACTCCTAAACTATATGATGGGATCCGTTGCTTTAATGTACATGGACAATATTTTTATGAACTGATTTTGAGTGTTGTAAAAACATTCACCTAATTCAAAGCTTTTGCTTGATGCATTTCACTCCACATTGAAatgaattttaaatataatggcAACTCCAACATGCATAGTATGGTGTTCATTCTGAAAACAGTGCAATCTCAGCCATGCAACTCAAAATGTCTTTGCATATTTATGATACActaatgcaaatgtaaatacATGAAAAGGGATTTGAACTGATTGTAAACTGTTATCATTTTAGAGAATTTGCCTTTGATATTTACAGCTCTCAGGTGGAGGTAAACTCACagaatgtatttattataaatgttattgGCACTGATTTTGAACACAAAGGCACAACTgttgtaaaatgaaaaaaatataaactgcCAGTGTTTTTCCACGTTACAGTGAATTGTTCACTGTAAGAATTTGTGTTTCTCTGAATGTTAACCCTGTGAGAATCTATTTTTCCAAATCTGTATATCCTTCAATCATAGGTAGCCATTAATTCAGCAttgcatatttttttatgtttgatataaaaaagaaaaatattttttaaaaaaattaattcattccaaaataaccAGATAGTTATTATATTGTGAATGCACAAATCACTAACCATGAAACCAGTTATACGGATACGATTTAACGAAAATAGCCCTTGCCGGTGCAAGATTCAAACTCCATGTTGCCTTATTTTATGCAGAAATCTCTGAGAGGAGACTGGTGTGTATTTTGTTGGAAAGAGTTATTTAGTATAAACACGTGTTTATGTCTAAAGTGTACatgtaaaatatacaataaattcaattgttatatataatatgtagaAATGCATTTATATGTAACCTTTGTTGATTTGTGAGTAGCATAATTCATTTATGTCTTTGTTGTTCAACAGTCATACATTCTCAGTTTCATGCATTATAATAAATCTGCATGGACAGAGTAATGCATAAATTCTTAGATACTGTTACAAACATAATTTGTCGATTTACCATTGCCTGAGTTAGAAATCTATTAAAATCCATTAAATGAAAAGGCATGTGGATAAATTGGAGGATGATTATATACTCATTTAGGCATTCAAGCTTTGTTACTGAAATCAGTATTTGATTTTAATATACCAAACCCAAGCCACTTCAATTTAATCAACATTTTGCTGTATTAAAatctttcaaattcaaaaacaGTTTGTTATACACTAAGAATATGGCTTGTTGAAATGATGTCGCTATTTTCTTTACTGTCTTTTTTTAGAGAATTCAAACAACTGGAGGTGCTGAAATTAAACTTGTGATGTTAAGCTGACTATAACACATCTTCTGTAATACATCCTTATTGTGTTCTGCTTTTCCATAACAAACATTGTTTGTGAAATCACATAGcaaaaccattaaaacatgCTCAGACTGTTTCGGTGTGTTGGAGTGGTTATTCTGAGAATGATGACTTTTTATTTTGCCCTGAAACACATTTAACCAAATTCGCAAACGCATGTTGTACACAACAGTTTTTCATGGAAAGTGTTGCTTAGTAGAAAATATGCTAGGCTTAAAATAACCacatttttttctactttaGCTTATATgacattgtattatttttattgatttttgttattgtatttacttatttttgctAATTAGTAAATAAGATAAGACTGAACCAACTAAATTAGATTTGATACAATTTTAGCCGTATAAATGTAACATATATAGTAAACGAACAGCCCTTCTCTTTGAAGGGACGGACGACACATCACTTCTCAGTAAAGGCCTCAAGACAGACTTTACCCCGACATATCATTGGTTGAGCTCGACCCTCCCCGGGGACACTTTTGGGGAAAGAATTCACCGCTTCCCAACACTTAATTTTTAAATTCGCTGCAGAAGAATTGTTCTGAAAACATCAGTAATGCATAAAGTTTGTTCTCGGCTGTACGGCCCGTCTCTGCTCGGGAAAACGGATTTGTGGAATTCAGTGGAAGTTTGTGTGAAATTCCACAAAGAAGGCGGTaagaatgctgttttttttgtctCCACATTTAAAGGGACCGGAACATTTGTGTTTCGAGTTTTGCAtaattgtgtttgtgtatttagaCTCGACTCTATAACGAATATGTTGATTCCTGAGCATCGAATCACGAACTCATAATGGTCCTGTCAtaagaaaaaaagtacaaataacTATGCTTTTGAACATTACCATGACAATACCACGGTATCTTTGATAACGAATTACTGCcctgtcatctatctatctatctatctatctatctatctatctatctatctatctatctatctatctatctatctatctatctatctatctatctatctatctatctatctatctatctatctattttagatagatagatacaacTGTCCCAATTAATTTCTAAGCACTAACACAGAATGTACCTCTGTCCAGGTGTGCTATGCCAAAAATCAGCAGTGAAACACCCAGCACCTGTCCTGCCCCAGATTCCCCCATGTGACTATAAACCTGACCCATATCAGGTAAGAGGTTTATGTCTGGGGACATGTCATAATAATACACATGTGGAAATCAAATGATCAAATACACAGAGAAATCAATTTATTTTCAAGCATGAATGATTTCTCCTATAGGGCATGTCTAAAGACCGTTTACTAGAGATTAGGAAACACAACTGCAACCCCATGACCATGAAGGTAACATATTACAAGAAGCCAGTCTTCATAAACCAGGGTTACATGCAGTGGCTGTGGGATGTGGATGGAAGACGCTATCTGGACTTGTTTGCTGGGGTTGCCACTGTCAGTGTTGGACACTGTAACCAGTAAGGTTGccaggcaacattttttttttgtatatttcatGATTGTGCATTATAGTGatcttgaaattaaatgacTGCAATtagattaaaggtgccatagaattgaaaattgaattacctcggcatagttgaataacaagagttcagtacatggaaatgacatacagcgagtctcaaacaccattgtttcctccttcttatgtaaatttgatttgtttaaaagacctctgaagaacaggcgaatctcatcaacataacaccgactgtgacgcaacagtcgggatcattaatatgtacgcccccaatatttgcatatgccagcccatgttcaaggcattacacaaggcagtattaacgtttggatctgtgcacagctgaatcatcagactttatgcaagtaagcaagcaaggacaatagcgaaaaatgccagatggggcaataataactgacatgatccatgatatcatgatatttttagtgatatttgtaaactgtctttctaaatgttttgttagcatgttgctaatgtactgttaaatgtggttaaagttaccatcgtttcttactgtattcacagagatcagagtcatgtcgttattttcattgttaaacacttgcagtctgtataattcataaacacaacttcattctttataaatctctccaacagtgtgtaatgttagctttagccacggagcactatcagactcattcagaatcaaatgcaaacatccaaataaatactatactcacatgatcggTATGCTGCATGATTAACACTTTGTATAGAtctattttgagggttatattagctgcgtAAACTTTGTATGTATTATAGaacaatgtattatagagtcgcgagcttgggggcggggagcgcgagcatCTAAAGGGGAAGCACGCTGAATCGGCgctttttttaattatgccctaaaataggcagttaaaaaaatgaataaaaaaaaatctatggggtattttgagctgaaacttcacagacacattcaggagacaccttagacttatattacatcttgtgaaaaaacattctagggcacctttaatgtcttGTTTTAGAATATTATTGCCCTGAGCTTCTACATGGActtcatttttgtttataaaatgGTATTATTTCTAAAATCGTTCAAATCAGAACTTTGAATATGGTTGCAGGAAAGTGACACAGGCAGCTGAGAAACAGCTAAGGCATCTATGGCACACAACACCCATCTATGTGTACCCACAAATGCAGGAGTATGCAGAGAAACTTGTCTCCCTTTTGCCAGACCCGCTGAAggtatgttttcatttttggaagcTGAAGGTTGAGCGCACTGCATTGTGGTTTATAGTATTATGTGCAGTGTTTTCTTGTCTTGCAGGGGATTTCAAACTGGGGTCCAGGCTGTTTTGTCTAAGgaaaagcattaaaaatatattatactgtatataaaataaaataaccaatagatataaaaaataaaacaatatgcaaaattttataaataaataaataaataaataaaaagaaagaaagaaaataattaaaggatctctttttaattgtaataaagaaattataaatatacagAATTTGATGTTATTACATTTCATTATGCTTTCTAATGTTGGAAATCATgagattaattatttttttctattgaagatacaaagaaagagaaaatgtaaacaaattaaatattgtccaaataattttatatgtttatttttcacGTTATCCaacttattatttatttattttttttgcaatatgaaaaaagctattttctgtgaatgtgcgagaCTTATGATGAGTGTTGgaggtaacgcattacaagtaatttgagttatgtaatcagattactttttcaagtaactagtaaagtaatgcattactttttcaatttacatcaaaatatcttagttactttttcagttattgactgacagctctcctgtccccatgttgagagaaatagagtgcagaggtgttgtgtgcgctgtgtaaacattattgtagttctagactaaatgtgaacatgtaTTTACTCGtctcacttgcacgaaaacattcagtattcctcaaaatgaataaaaacagtgaaatgcaatctcagaattttatgcaaacctTTAATAATTaactgtattaaattacacaaatatactttatgtatttaatctcactttattaaccaatgtcttttaatttaaccatactaataagtaaaaattaaaatcactggcagcacagctgaaaggtttgttcgagctgcgccctctactgtacaggcataaatatgcatttccttccgCTTTaggcttatttatttcacttttagtgtgaaagggcctttacatctgccaaaaaatagaactttttagttgttattaaaaaacaaacaagcaagcccagcccaggtgagaaaaagagaggcaaaagtaatgtaacacattacttttcataaaaagtaactaacgcaattagttacttttttagggagtaacgcaaaattgtaatgcattacttttaaaagtaactgtTTATGATTCATTTTagaccaaataaatgcagccttggtgagcataaaaaacttctttcaaaacatggTAAATCTATGCATAGAGAAAATCTGAATactgtacatatatattttttaatattgtgaTGGTCTTCTTTTCTAGGTTGTGTATTTTACCAACAGCGGCTCGGAGGCTAATGACCTTGCAGTGCTAATGGCCCGGCTTCACACAGGAAATTTTGATGTCATCACTCTCAGGTGATTGACCTTACTTGCCAATAATTCTTTCCAATAACTGAACAAATGGAAGACGGTGAGTTGTAGGGAAACCTGTTGGTGACAGCTCAAGCAGCCCTGTCCAGCCATAGATAATCACTGCCTTATTCGTGTTTGTGTGCGCAGGGGTTCTTATCATGGTGGCAGTCCACAAGCGACAGGTCTGACGTCCAACGCAGATTACAAATATCCCATCCCCTCTTCTCTGGGTTGCCATAATGTACAGCTCACACCCACACATCTCTCCTTCTGTCAGCTACCTGCTTTATAATGCAATATTCCTCTGTGTCAAGTCCACAAACCACATTATAAGAGGAAACATCATAAGAAGTTATGTTGGTGTTGTTGTTtaatgcaaaagtaacataATTACTGTCAGACCTCATGAGGTTAGAATAACAACCCAATACACAAGACGATATCTATGTATGCTTGTTTCCGCCACgcaataaaaaacacaaaaggtaattgtgactttttatctcacaattcttatttttttctcagagttgtgagatatagactcacaattgcgagttacaagGTGTGAATTACAAgatattaaaactttatttactAAATTTATCATACGTCtgacaattctgagaaaaaagtcagaattgcaagatataaacttacaattcTTAGatataaaaaagtcagaatttatatCTTATaattctggcttttttctcagaattgtgagacataaactcgtaattgcgagttataaagtccaattctgagaaaaaagtcagaattgcaagatataaacttacaattcTTAGATATaaagaagtcagaatttatatcttacaattctggcttttttctcagaattgtgagacataaactcgtaattgcgagttataaagtccaattctgagaaaaaagtcagaattgcaagatataaacttacaattcTTAGatataaaaaagtcagaatttatatCTTATaattctggcttttttctcagaattgtgagacataaactcgtaattgcgagttataaagtccaattctgagaaaaaagtcagaattgcaagatataaacttacaattcTTAGATATaaagaagtcagaatttatatcttacaattctggcttttttctcagaattgtgagacataaactcgtaattgcgagttataaagtccaattgaGATGATAactcacaattacctttttcagTGGTGGACACAAGCTTCCATATACATCTGacccacacaaaaaaatcaaactATCTAAAAATATCTATCTTTTCTTGAAGAAAAACTTGTGTAAGAAAAGTCTCGTTTTCACAGTATATATTAAGTTTTTAGTGAATTAAGGTTATTTTTCTTACTCCGTTGCAAATAGTTTTTTCTTGGTTTAAGCATAACATTTAGTGAGGTTATGatttaaacaagaaaaaaatgccAATAAGATAAGAAAAATAGAATAAGTCTGACTCTCAAGTAAAtggaaaacatacaaaaaatacTGAGAATATAGTGCATTTTCATATTtgaaaagcatgtcttaaactGTATGTTGTGGGATCTGTCTTGCAAAACTTTGATACATTTTGTGAGAGTTTTATTCCTATGTGGGTTGTGTTCATTTTAGACCATGTGTCCGGATGTGTTCAGGGGCCTCTGGGGAGGAAGCCACTGTCGAGACTCTCCAGTTCAAACCATCCGAGAATGCAGCTGCTCCCcaggtacaaacacacacaatagcATAATGAGGGCATATCATTCTGTTTTTATATAAAGCTAATACTCTATTATAAATTCTTCAGCCTAACCGTAACCCAAACTCTTTGCATTTTTATGTAACCAGTGTATATGAATGGTGCCATATGCCTATAAACTTTCCTTGCCATACCTGTTCCAAAACCTGAACAATAAATCTTCAGAATGTTACATATAAACAGTAATTTCCTGTTAAATAGCTAAGAAAGATGTGTTTCAAGGCAGCACAAGGTATGTTTGTCTCATCAGGTCAAACATTAAAAGCAGTCATTCAGGAAATTTCCCAAATAGCaggtgttaaaaaaaacaaaacaacacatgGGCAGAGCTTGTTTACTCTTTTCTATAATTAGTGTTGCTTGATAAGGCCAGCAGCACTAAGAACATTCTAGCAAAATTTTTAAAACCACTCAGAACaacttagcaacaccctggcaacaacCCACAAGGTCCTAGCACTGTGGCATCAAGTTTTGCACAAACACCACTcacattttcattaaatatactTCTTATTCAATTGTTCGCACACATTTCATGTATTCATAATCTCTGTTTCTGTCTGTTCTCAGGTCACTGTCAGGCCAATGATATGTATATCAGTCAGCTCAAAGAGATGTTCGCTACAACCGTTCCCAATCGGATTGCTGCCTTCTTTGCAGAACCCATCCAGGTTTTATTACACCATACCTTACACTGAATTGTAtaaatatacaaacccgattccaaaaaagttgtgacactgtacaaattatgaataaaaacagaatgcaatgatgtggaagtttcaaattttaatattttattcagaatacaacatagatgacatatcaaatgtttaaactgagaaaatatataattttaagggaaaaataagttgattttaaatttcatggcatcaacacatctcaaaaaagttgggacaaggccatgtttaccactgtgtggcatcccctcttctttttataacagtctgcaaatgtctggggactgaggagacaagttgctcaagtttaggaataggaatgttgtcccattcttgtctaatacaggcttctagttgctcaactgtcttaggtcttctttgtcgcatcttcctctttatgatgcgccaaatgttttctataggtgaaagatctggactgcaggctggccatttcagtacccggatcctttttctacgcagccatgatgttgtaattgatgcagtatgtggtctggcattgtcatgttagaaaatgaaaatgcaaggtcttccctgaaagagacgacatctggatgggagcatatgttgttctagaacttggatatacctttcagcattgatggtgcctttccagatgtgtaagctgcccatgccacacgcactcatgcaaccccataccatcagagatgcaggcttctgaactgagcgctgataacaacttgggttgtccttgtcctctttagtccggatgacatggcgtcccagttttccaaaaagaacttcaaattttgattcgtctgaccacagaacagttttccactttgccacagtccattttaaatgagccttggcccagagaaaacacctgcgcttctggatcatgttaagatatggcttcttttttgacctatagagttttagtcggcaacggcgaatggcacggtggattgtgttcaccgacaatgttttctggaagtattcctgagcccatgttgtgatttccattacagtagcattcctgtatggcagggatgggcaactcccgtcctggagggccagtgtcctgcagagtttatctccatccctgataaaaactcacttgcctataactttctactaatcctaaagaccttgattagctggttcagggatggagctaaactctgctgggcagtggccctccaggactggagTTGCCCGTCCCtgctgtatgtgatgcagtgccgtctaagggcccgaagatcacgggcatccagtatggttttccggccttgacccttacgcacagagattgttccagattctctgaatctttggatgatattatgcactgtagatgatgataacttcaaactctttgcaatttttctctgagaaactcctttctgatattgctccactatttttcgccgcagcattgggggaattggtgatcctctgcccatcttgacttctgagagacactgccactctgagaggatctttttatacccaatcatgttgccaattgacctaataagttgcaaattggtcctccagctgttccttatatgtacatttaaattttctggcctcttattgctacctgtcccaacttttttggaatgtgtagctctcatgaaatccaaaatgagccagtatatttggcatgacatttcaaaatgtctcactttcaacattt comes from Chanodichthys erythropterus isolate Z2021 chromosome 22, ASM2448905v1, whole genome shotgun sequence and encodes:
- the agxt2 gene encoding alanine--glyoxylate aminotransferase 2, mitochondrial codes for the protein MHKVCSRLYGPSLLGKTDLWNSVEVCVKFHKEGGVLCQKSAVKHPAPVLPQIPPCDYKPDPYQGMSKDRLLEIRKHNCNPMTMKVTYYKKPVFINQGYMQWLWDVDGRRYLDLFAGVATVSVGHCNQKVTQAAEKQLRHLWHTTPIYVYPQMQEYAEKLVSLLPDPLKVVYFTNSGSEANDLAVLMARLHTGNFDVITLRGSYHGGSPQATGLTSNADYKYPIPSSLGCHNTMCPDVFRGLWGGSHCRDSPVQTIRECSCSPGHCQANDMYISQLKEMFATTVPNRIAAFFAEPIQGVGGAVQFPKNYLKDSYQLVREKGGICIADEVQTGFGRTGSHFWGFQGHNVIPDMVTMAKGIANGFPMGAVVTTSEIARSFAKGVHFNTFGGNPLCCAVASSVLDTIKEDKMQENSAEVGTYLLTELAKLRDKYEIIGDVRGKGLQIGVEMVKDKTTRDPLPREAMAEIFEETKDMGVLIGKGGLYGQTFRIKPPMCITKDDADFFLAVFNQAVLNYMERR